A single window of Liolophura sinensis isolate JHLJ2023 chromosome 6, CUHK_Ljap_v2, whole genome shotgun sequence DNA harbors:
- the LOC135467801 gene encoding LOW QUALITY PROTEIN: cytosolic non-specific dipeptidase-like (The sequence of the model RefSeq protein was modified relative to this genomic sequence to represent the inferred CDS: deleted 1 base in 1 codon), protein MLALTYHISRVLDNRWIAKISAIDKNAEKYIKRLAETVAIQSVSALPEKRPEVVRMVNWTKTELEKLGVKCELADIGTQTLPDGTKLPLPPVLLGTLGSDPQKKTILIYGHLDVQPAAKEDGWDTEPFVLTDVDGKLYGRGSTDDKGPVLGWINCLEAMKELGQEVPVNMKFVFEGMEESGSEGLDDLIFSQKDTFLKGVDYVCISDNYWLGKNKPCITYGLRGISYFFIEVECSTKDLHSGVFGGTVHEAMWDLMYLMNNLVDVNGKILIPGIHDTVAELTDKERALYQAIDFDLEDYKNDVGVNKLIHSKKDEALMSRWRYPSLSLLGIEGAFSGTGAKTVIPRKVIGKFSIRLVPNQEPPEIERLVKAYLEKLHAERGSPNKANIFMFHGGKPWHSDFNHPHFEAGRRATKIVYGTEPDMTREGGSIPVTLTFQEATGKNVMLLPIGACDDGAHSQNEKINKTNYINGTKLLGAYLDEMAKL, encoded by the exons atgctggctttgacatatcaCATTTCGCGTGTTTTAGACAATCGGTGGATAGcgaaaataag TGCCATTGATAAGAATGCAGAGAAGTACATCAAGCGCTTAGCAGAGACAGTTGCCATCCAGAGCGTGTCTGCACTCCCAGAAAAGAGGCCGGAGGTGGTGCGCATGGTCAACTGGACAAAGACG GAACTGGAGAAGCTTGGTGTAAAATGTGAGTTAGCTGACATTGGCACCCAGACCCTTCCTGATGGTACCAAGCTGCCGCTACCCCCTGTCTTACTGGGAACACTGGGTAGTGACCCCCAGAAGAAGACAATTCTGATTTACGGTCATCTTGATGTACAACCCGCAGCCAAG GAGGATGGCTGGGACACAGAGCCTTTTGTCCTGACGGATGTGGATGGAAAACTCTACGGGAGAGGGTCTACTGATGATAAG GGTCCAGTGCTTGGATGGATCAACTGTCTGGAGGCCATGAAGGAGTTAGGACAGGAGGTGCCCGTAAATATGAAG TTTGTGTTCGAAGGCATGGAGGAATCCGGATCAGAAGGGTTGGATGATCTGATTTTCTCTCAAAAGGACACCTTTCTCAAG GGTGTAGACTATGTGTGTATTTCTGACAACTACTGGTTGGGAAAAAACAAACCTTGTATTACCTATGGTCTGAG AGGCATCAGCTACTTCTTCATTGAAGTGGAATGTTCAACCAAAGATTTACACTCTGGAGTATTTGGAGGAACTGT TCATGAAGCCATGTGGGATCTAATGTACCTGATGAACAATCTGGTTGATGTGAACGGGAAGATCTTGATTCCAGGCATTCACGACACTGTGGCAGAGCTGACGGACAAAGAGAGAGCTTTGTATCAGGCCATCGACTTTGACTTG GAAGACTATAAGAATGATGTTGGAGTAAATAAGTTGATTCATTCAAAGAAGGACGAGGCATTGATGAGCAGATGGCGTTACCCTTCTTTGTCTT tGCTAGGGATTGAGGGTGCATTCAGCGGTACAGGAGCTAAGACTGTGATCCCTCGTAAAGTGATTGGGAAATTCTCCATCCGTCTGGTACCCAATCAGGAACCTCCAGAGATCGAGAGACTGGTAAAGGCATACTTAGAGAAACTTCACGCTGAACGTGGAAGTCCTAACAAAGCCAA CATATTCATGTTTCATGGTGGCAAACCCTGGCACAGTGACTTCAACCATCCCCATTTTGAGGCAGGCAGACGGGCAACCAAAATTG TGTACGGGACTGAGCCAGACATGACCAGAGAAGGGGGCAGTATcccagtgaccttgaccttccaGGAGGCCACGGGGAAGAATGTCATGCTCCTTCCTATTGGGGCTTGTGATGATGGAGCACACAGccagaatgaa aaaatcaacaagaCAAACTATATAAACGGG actaAACTGTTGGGGGCGTATTTGGATGAAATGGCAAAGCTCTGa